In Paracoccus aerodenitrificans, the following are encoded in one genomic region:
- the gltA gene encoding citrate synthase has product MADNKPAILSVYGKEIELPVLQPTVGPEVLDIRKLYGQGDVFTYDPGFTSTASCDSAITYIDGDQGELWYRGYPIEQLAEKSHYLEVCYLLLYGELPDQQQLEDFENRVTHHTMVHEQMHNFFRGFRRDAHPMATMVGVVGAMSAFYHDSTDISDPWQREVASIRLIAKLPTIAAMAYKYSIGQPFVYPRNDLDYASNFLHMCFAVPAAPYEVNPALAKAMDRIFTLHADHEQNASTSTVRLAGSSGANPFACIAAGIACLWGPAHGGANQAALEMLQEIGSVDRIPEYIARAKDKDDPFRLMGFGHRVYKNFDPRAKVMKESADEVLDLLGIENNETLKVAKELERIALEDDYFVSKKLYPNVDFYSGIILSAMGFPTSMFTPIFALSRTVGWISQWKEMLSDPQNKIGRPRQLYVGELKRDYIDVAKR; this is encoded by the coding sequence ATGGCTGATAATAAACCTGCTATCCTGTCTGTTTACGGCAAGGAAATAGAACTTCCCGTGCTGCAACCGACAGTCGGGCCGGAAGTCCTGGATATCCGCAAGCTCTATGGTCAGGGCGACGTGTTTACCTATGATCCGGGCTTCACCTCGACCGCGTCCTGCGATTCGGCGATCACCTATATTGACGGCGATCAGGGAGAGCTGTGGTATCGCGGTTATCCAATCGAGCAACTGGCCGAAAAATCGCATTATCTGGAAGTGTGTTATCTGCTGCTTTACGGTGAACTGCCCGACCAGCAGCAACTGGAAGATTTCGAAAACCGCGTGACCCATCACACGATGGTGCACGAGCAGATGCATAATTTCTTCCGCGGTTTCCGCCGTGACGCGCACCCGATGGCCACGATGGTCGGCGTGGTCGGCGCGATGTCGGCCTTCTATCACGATTCGACCGATATCAGCGATCCGTGGCAGCGTGAGGTCGCCTCGATCCGGCTGATCGCGAAACTGCCAACGATTGCGGCGATGGCCTATAAATATTCGATCGGTCAGCCCTTCGTCTATCCGCGCAACGATCTCGATTACGCGTCGAACTTTCTGCATATGTGCTTTGCCGTCCCGGCAGCACCTTATGAGGTCAACCCGGCTCTGGCCAAGGCAATGGACCGGATCTTCACGCTGCATGCGGATCACGAACAGAACGCCTCGACCTCGACCGTGCGTCTGGCCGGGTCGTCGGGTGCGAACCCCTTCGCCTGTATCGCGGCGGGTATTGCCTGCCTGTGGGGTCCCGCGCATGGTGGTGCCAACCAGGCGGCGCTGGAAATGCTGCAGGAAATCGGCAGCGTTGACCGCATCCCGGAATATATCGCCCGCGCCAAGGACAAGGACGATCCGTTCCGCCTGATGGGCTTCGGTCACCGCGTCTACAAGAATTTCGACCCGCGCGCGAAGGTGATGAAGGAATCCGCTGACGAGGTTCTGGACCTGCTGGGGATCGAGAATAACGAGACTCTGAAAGTCGCCAAAGAGCTGGAGCGGATCGCGCTTGAGGATGATTACTTCGTCTCGAAAAAGCTCTATCCGAATGTGGATTTCTATTCCGGCATTATCTTGTCGGCGATGGGCTTCCCGACCTCGATGTTCACCCCCATCTTCGCGCTGTCACGGACCGTGGGCTGGATCTCGCAGTGGAAAGAAATGCTGAGCGATCCGCAGAACAAGATCGGCCGCCCGCGTCAGCTTTATGTGGGTGAGCTGAAGCGCGACTATATCGACGTCGCAAAGCGCTGA
- the atpC gene encoding ATP synthase F1 subunit epsilon: MADTMQFDLVAPERNLMSVSVREVRLPGENGDLSAMPGHAPAIVNLRPGLVTVIDEQGSEHQFAISGGFAEINNESLSLLAEIGRKKEEMDQDAFDEMMRAAERKKKAAEAEEQKHGAEEVVASAAKLLADMEALGTQIGLYKYSSDSSN, translated from the coding sequence ATGGCCGATACCATGCAGTTCGACCTCGTCGCACCAGAGCGGAATCTGATGTCCGTCTCTGTGCGCGAGGTGCGCCTTCCCGGCGAAAACGGCGATCTGTCGGCGATGCCGGGCCATGCGCCCGCCATCGTCAATCTGCGCCCCGGTCTGGTCACGGTGATCGACGAACAGGGATCCGAGCATCAATTCGCGATCTCGGGTGGTTTCGCCGAGATCAACAATGAATCGCTTTCTCTTCTGGCTGAAATCGGCCGCAAGAAGGAAGAGATGGATCAGGACGCGTTCGATGAGATGATGCGGGCGGCCGAACGCAAGAAAAAGGCTGCTGAAGCTGAAGAGCAAAAGCACGGCGCTGAAGAAGTCGTCGCCTCTGCTGCCAAGCTGCTGGCTGATATGGAAGCGCTTGGCACTCAGATCGGGCTTTATAAATATTCGTCCGACTCTTCGAACTGA
- a CDS encoding F0F1 ATP synthase subunit delta, with protein MTVANSASISASIAGRYAQALFDIVKESGEIDQLASQVDDLGAALDDSDELRHVISSPIYTREEQGKAISAVAEKMGLSASLANTLKLMARNRRLFTLPQFVAELRRLVAEHRGEVTADVVSAVALSDEQKKRLTNTLAEKSGKKVKLNARVDESLIGGMIVRLGSQMIDSSIKSKLASLQNAMKEVG; from the coding sequence ATGACAGTGGCAAATTCCGCATCGATTTCCGCCTCGATCGCCGGGCGCTACGCGCAGGCGCTGTTTGATATTGTCAAGGAATCGGGGGAGATCGACCAGCTTGCGTCGCAGGTCGATGATCTCGGTGCCGCGCTCGACGACAGCGACGAACTGCGCCATGTGATTTCCTCGCCGATCTACACGCGCGAGGAACAGGGCAAGGCGATTTCCGCCGTGGCCGAAAAAATGGGCCTGTCGGCGTCGCTGGCAAATACGCTGAAACTGATGGCGCGGAATCGCCGCCTGTTCACCCTGCCGCAATTCGTCGCCGAGTTGCGTCGCCTTGTTGCCGAGCACCGGGGTGAGGTGACCGCCGATGTGGTGTCAGCGGTCGCCCTCAGCGACGAACAGAAAAAGCGTCTGACCAATACGCTGGCCGAAAAATCGGGCAAAAAGGTCAAATTGAATGCGCGTGTCGATGAAAGCCTCATCGGCGGCATGATTGTCAGGCTGGGCTCGCAGATGATCGACAGTTCGATCAAATCCAAGCTCGCTTCCCTCCAGAATGCTATGAAAGAGGTCGGATAA
- the gloB gene encoding hydroxyacylglutathione hydrolase, with protein MSDTEIVTVRCLQDNYAYLLRANGMTALFDAPEPGPILDALSQRGWTLDQILLTHHHGDHIDGVTEIVSKTGASVTGARADAHRLPDLDIQVNPGETTEAAGLQARVIDVSGHTVGHIAFYLPDAKAAFTGDSLMALGCGRIFEGDAAMMWDSLIRLNALPEDTLICSGHDYCAGNGAFASSVDPDNPELTQRIEETANSLRPCAPATLKEERLTNPFLRAPELAESLGEADAAAAFARLRKMKDNF; from the coding sequence ATGTCCGACACCGAGATCGTCACGGTTCGATGCCTTCAGGATAATTACGCCTATCTGTTGCGGGCAAATGGCATGACGGCCTTGTTCGACGCGCCGGAGCCTGGACCCATCCTCGATGCGCTCTCACAAAGAGGCTGGACTCTGGACCAGATCCTTCTGACGCATCACCACGGCGATCATATCGACGGCGTGACAGAGATCGTCTCGAAGACCGGCGCCAGCGTGACCGGAGCCCGCGCCGACGCGCATCGCCTGCCCGATCTGGATATTCAGGTGAATCCGGGCGAGACCACCGAGGCTGCCGGATTGCAGGCCCGTGTCATCGACGTATCGGGCCATACGGTCGGCCATATCGCCTTCTACCTGCCCGACGCGAAGGCCGCCTTTACCGGCGACAGCCTGATGGCGCTTGGCTGCGGCCGCATCTTCGAGGGCGACGCTGCAATGATGTGGGACAGCCTGATACGCCTGAACGCGCTGCCGGAAGATACGCTGATCTGCTCGGGGCATGATTACTGCGCGGGCAACGGGGCTTTCGCCAGTTCGGTAGACCCCGACAATCCGGAACTGACCCAACGAATCGAGGAAACCGCGAACAGCCTCCGGCCCTGCGCCCCAGCCACGTTGAAGGAAGAACGCCTTACCAACCCGTTCCTTCGTGCGCCCGAACTTGCTGAATCGCTTGGCGAGGCCGATGCAGCTGCGGCCTTTGCCAGGCTTCGTAAAATGAAGGACAATTTCTGA
- a CDS encoding class I SAM-dependent methyltransferase, with the protein MHHDVIDLRRFYYNRSLGRVAQRILRDRLLANWPADSVTGMNIAGYGFAVPMLRPYLARSRRVTGLMPGPQGVMAWPQGMANHSVLCDETAWPLDTGSVDRLVILHGLESSDHPTALLAEAWRVLGPGGRMVAMVPNRAGLWARIDNTPFGFGRSYTSGQLERQAEAAGFVAERSGAAIYIPPSDRRFWLRSAMWWERLGGRIASMLVAGVIWAEFSKQASAPAGPGQGMKVPSPLDVLEGIARPRPVRDPAARDAG; encoded by the coding sequence ATGCATCACGACGTCATTGATCTGAGACGCTTTTATTACAATCGCTCTCTGGGGCGGGTGGCGCAGCGTATTCTGCGGGACCGGCTGCTTGCGAACTGGCCGGCGGACAGCGTGACCGGAATGAACATCGCGGGATACGGATTCGCCGTGCCGATGCTGAGGCCGTATCTGGCGCGGTCGCGCCGGGTGACCGGGCTGATGCCGGGGCCGCAGGGGGTCATGGCCTGGCCGCAGGGCATGGCAAATCACAGCGTGCTCTGTGACGAAACCGCCTGGCCGCTGGACACGGGCAGCGTCGACCGGCTGGTGATCTTGCACGGTCTGGAAAGCTCGGATCATCCGACCGCCTTGCTGGCCGAGGCGTGGCGGGTGCTGGGGCCGGGTGGGCGCATGGTGGCGATGGTGCCGAACCGGGCCGGGTTGTGGGCGCGGATCGACAACACGCCTTTCGGCTTCGGGCGCAGCTATACAAGCGGTCAGCTTGAGCGTCAGGCCGAGGCTGCGGGATTCGTTGCCGAGCGTTCCGGCGCGGCGATCTATATCCCGCCATCCGACCGGCGTTTCTGGCTGCGCAGCGCGATGTGGTGGGAGAGGCTGGGCGGCAGGATCGCCTCGATGCTGGTTGCCGGGGTCATCTGGGCCGAATTTTCCAAGCAGGCATCCGCGCCCGCCGGGCCGGGACAGGGGATGAAAGTTCCAAGCCCGCTGGATGTGCTGGAGGGAATCGCGCGGCCGCGCCCGGTGCGGGATCCTGCGGCCAGAGATGCGGGGTAG
- a CDS encoding biotin transporter BioY: protein MTFTQAAIPSRSLLTNAVLVLAGTMLVAFSAQVSVPMFPVPMTLQTLAISLIGLTYGSRLAAVTLIAYLAEGAMGLPVFSNGGAGPVYMMGPTSGFLFGFVGMAWLTGFMVERGFDRGFLRLFAAAIIPGMLLFVPGVVALKAVTGLDWQAAMMAGMVPFLIGGVVKAAIAAMAVKAGWSLLNRR from the coding sequence ATGACATTCACCCAAGCGGCGATTCCAAGCCGGTCGCTTTTGACAAACGCTGTGCTGGTACTGGCCGGCACGATGCTTGTCGCATTTTCCGCGCAGGTCTCGGTGCCGATGTTCCCCGTGCCGATGACGCTGCAGACGCTGGCAATTTCGCTGATCGGGCTGACCTATGGGTCGCGTCTGGCGGCGGTGACGCTGATCGCCTACCTGGCCGAGGGTGCGATGGGCCTGCCGGTTTTCTCGAATGGCGGGGCGGGGCCGGTTTATATGATGGGGCCGACCTCGGGCTTCCTGTTCGGCTTTGTCGGCATGGCATGGCTGACCGGTTTCATGGTTGAGCGCGGCTTCGACCGTGGCTTCCTGCGCCTTTTCGCGGCGGCGATTATCCCCGGAATGTTGCTGTTCGTGCCGGGCGTGGTGGCTCTGAAAGCCGTGACCGGGCTGGACTGGCAGGCCGCGATGATGGCAGGAATGGTGCCGTTCCTGATCGGTGGCGTGGTCAAGGCCGCGATTGCGGCAATGGCCGTCAAGGCTGGCTGGTCGCTGCTGAACCGCCGCTGA
- a CDS encoding F0F1 ATP synthase subunit gamma has protein sequence MPSLKDLKNRIDSVKSTRKITKAMQMVAAAKLRRAEEAAEAARPYAERMNAVMAGLAEKAANSDTAPKLLAGTGDDKRHLLVVLTSERGLAGGFNSSIVRLARQQADKLRGQGKDVTIVTVGKKGREQLKRDYSDLFVNHVDMSEVKQVAYENAREIADDVLERFQTGDFDVATLFYNRFESVISQVPTERQIIPAVVEEGEEDTAAGLSAGYDYEPGEEVILRDLLPRAVATQIFAALLENAASEQGARMTAMDNATRNAGDMIDRLTTEYNRTRQAAITTELIEIIAGAEAL, from the coding sequence ATGCCCAGCCTCAAGGATCTCAAGAACCGGATCGACAGCGTCAAATCGACGCGGAAGATCACCAAGGCGATGCAGATGGTCGCCGCTGCCAAACTCCGCCGCGCGGAAGAGGCGGCGGAGGCCGCGCGCCCCTATGCCGAGCGGATGAATGCGGTCATGGCCGGGCTGGCTGAAAAAGCGGCCAATTCGGATACCGCGCCGAAGCTGCTGGCCGGGACCGGCGATGACAAGCGTCACCTGCTGGTCGTGCTGACCTCGGAGCGCGGGCTTGCCGGTGGCTTCAACTCGTCCATCGTGCGGCTGGCGCGGCAACAGGCCGACAAGCTGCGTGGTCAGGGCAAGGACGTCACCATCGTGACGGTCGGCAAAAAGGGCCGCGAACAGCTGAAGCGCGATTACAGCGATCTGTTCGTGAACCATGTCGATATGTCCGAGGTGAAGCAGGTCGCCTATGAAAACGCCCGCGAAATCGCGGATGACGTGCTGGAACGCTTCCAGACCGGCGATTTCGACGTGGCGACCTTGTTCTATAACCGCTTCGAATCGGTGATCAGTCAGGTTCCGACCGAGCGCCAGATCATCCCCGCAGTGGTCGAGGAAGGCGAGGAAGACACCGCCGCCGGCCTGTCCGCCGGGTATGATTATGAACCGGGCGAAGAGGTCATTCTGCGCGATCTGCTGCCCCGTGCCGTCGCGACGCAGATCTTTGCGGCTCTGCTGGAAAACGCCGCCTCGGAACAAGGTGCACGGATGACCGCGATGGATAATGCGACGCGCAACGCCGGAGACATGATCGACCGGCTGACGACCGAATATAACCGTACCCGTCAGGCTGCGATCACGACGGAACTCATCGAAATTATTGCGGGCGCCGAGGCGCTCTGA
- the atpD gene encoding F0F1 ATP synthase subunit beta, with protein MAEAKAKGKITQVIGAVVDVQFDGDLPAILNALETDNNGKRLVLEVAQHLGENTVRTIAMDATEGLVRGGEVTDTGAPISVPVGDATLGRILNVVGEPVDEGEPVNATETRAIHQPAPDFAAQATSSEILVTGIKVIDLLAPYSKGGKIGLFGGAGVGKTVLIMELINNIAKVHSGYSVFAGVGERTREGNDLYHEMVESGVIKPDNLSESQVALVYGQMNEPPGARMRVALTGLTLAEQFRDQTGTDVLFFVDNIFRFTQAGSEVSALLGRIPSAVGYQPTLATDMGAMQERITSTKKGSITSIQAVYVPADDLTDPAPATTFAHLDATTVLSRAISELGIYPAVDPLDSTSRILDPGVVGEEHYQVARDVQGILQKYKSLQDIIAILGMDELSEEDKLTVSRARKIQRFLSQPFDVAKVFTGSDGIQVPLEDTISSFKAVVAGEYDHLPESAFYMVGGIEDVKAKAQKLASEAA; from the coding sequence ATGGCAGAGGCCAAAGCAAAGGGTAAGATCACTCAGGTCATCGGTGCCGTCGTCGACGTGCAGTTCGATGGCGATCTGCCGGCCATTCTGAACGCGCTTGAAACCGATAATAACGGCAAGCGTCTGGTTCTGGAAGTTGCTCAGCATCTGGGCGAAAACACCGTCCGCACCATCGCAATGGACGCGACCGAAGGTCTGGTCCGGGGCGGTGAGGTGACCGATACCGGCGCTCCGATCAGCGTCCCGGTGGGCGATGCGACTCTGGGCCGGATCCTGAACGTCGTCGGTGAGCCGGTGGACGAGGGTGAGCCGGTCAATGCGACCGAAACCCGCGCCATTCACCAGCCCGCACCGGATTTCGCGGCTCAGGCGACCAGCTCGGAAATTCTGGTCACCGGCATCAAGGTGATCGACCTGTTGGCTCCCTATTCCAAGGGCGGCAAGATCGGCCTGTTCGGCGGTGCCGGTGTGGGCAAGACTGTTCTGATCATGGAACTGATCAACAATATCGCGAAAGTGCACTCGGGTTACTCGGTGTTCGCCGGTGTTGGTGAGCGGACGCGGGAGGGCAACGACCTTTATCACGAGATGGTGGAATCGGGCGTTATCAAGCCGGACAACCTGTCGGAATCGCAGGTGGCGCTTGTTTACGGTCAGATGAACGAGCCTCCGGGTGCGCGGATGCGGGTCGCTCTGACCGGTCTGACCCTGGCCGAGCAGTTCCGCGACCAGACCGGAACCGATGTTCTGTTCTTCGTGGACAATATCTTCCGCTTTACGCAGGCAGGTTCCGAGGTGTCGGCGCTTCTGGGTCGTATTCCTTCCGCTGTGGGCTATCAGCCGACGCTGGCCACCGATATGGGCGCGATGCAGGAACGCATCACCTCGACGAAAAAAGGCTCGATCACCTCGATCCAGGCCGTTTACGTTCCGGCCGACGACCTGACCGACCCGGCACCAGCCACCACCTTCGCCCACCTCGACGCCACGACCGTTCTGTCGCGTGCGATCTCGGAACTGGGGATCTACCCGGCTGTGGACCCGCTGGACTCGACCAGCCGGATCCTCGATCCCGGTGTTGTCGGTGAAGAGCATTATCAGGTTGCCCGTGACGTTCAGGGTATCCTGCAGAAATACAAATCGCTGCAGGACATCATCGCCATTCTCGGCATGGACGAGCTGAGCGAAGAGGACAAGCTGACCGTCTCCCGTGCGCGGAAGATCCAGCGTTTCCTGTCGCAGCCCTTCGACGTTGCCAAGGTCTTTACCGGCTCGGACGGCATTCAGGTGCCGCTGGAAGACACGATCTCGTCCTTCAAGGCGGTCGTTGCCGGTGAATATGACCACCTGCCGGAATCGGCCTTTTATATGGTCGGCGGCATCGAGGATGTGAAAGCCAAAGCGCAGAAACTCGCCTCGGAAGCGGCGTAA
- the atpA gene encoding F0F1 ATP synthase subunit alpha, whose product MGIQAAEISAILKDQIKNFGQDAEVAEVGQVLSVGDGIARVYGLDKVQAGEMVEFPGGVRGMVLNLETDNVGVVIFGDDRDIKEGDTVKRTNSIVEVPVGKGLLGRVVDGLGNPIDGKGPIEGATMAVADVKAPGIMPRKSVHEPMATGLKSVDAMIPVGRGQRELIIGDRQTGKTALALDAVLNQKNYNGRENDGMKTLHCIYVAVGQKRSTVAQLVQKLEETGAMEYSIVVAATASDPAPMQYLAPYSATAMGEYFRDNGMDALIIYDDLSKQAVAYRQMSLLLRRPPGREAYPGDVFYLHSRLLERSAKLNEDHGGGSLTALPIIETQAGDVSAYIPTNVISITDGQIFLETDLFFQGIRPAVNTGLSVSRVGSAAQTKAMKSVAGPVKLELAQYREMAAFAQFGSDLDAATQRLLNRGARLTELMKQPQYRPLTNAEIVIVIYAGTHGYVDNIAVGDVVAWEQGLIEYLRNQKSDLLDDITKNDRKVAGDLEDAIKAALDAYNNTRA is encoded by the coding sequence ATGGGAATCCAGGCAGCCGAGATTTCGGCGATCCTCAAGGATCAGATCAAGAATTTCGGTCAGGACGCCGAAGTGGCCGAGGTCGGTCAGGTGCTGTCCGTCGGTGACGGGATCGCCCGTGTTTACGGTCTCGACAAGGTACAGGCCGGTGAGATGGTCGAGTTCCCCGGCGGTGTGCGCGGGATGGTTCTGAACCTTGAAACCGACAATGTCGGCGTCGTGATTTTCGGCGATGACCGCGATATCAAGGAAGGCGATACCGTCAAGCGGACCAATTCCATCGTGGAAGTTCCGGTCGGCAAGGGCCTGCTGGGTCGCGTCGTGGACGGTCTGGGTAATCCGATCGACGGCAAGGGACCGATCGAAGGCGCGACGATGGCCGTCGCCGATGTCAAGGCACCGGGCATCATGCCGCGGAAATCCGTGCATGAGCCGATGGCGACCGGCCTGAAATCGGTCGACGCCATGATCCCGGTTGGCCGTGGTCAGCGCGAGCTGATCATCGGCGACCGTCAGACGGGCAAGACGGCACTGGCTCTGGACGCCGTTCTGAACCAGAAGAACTATAATGGCCGTGAAAATGACGGCATGAAAACCCTGCACTGCATCTATGTCGCAGTCGGTCAGAAACGCTCGACCGTTGCGCAGCTTGTGCAGAAGCTGGAAGAGACCGGCGCGATGGAATATTCCATCGTTGTCGCCGCGACCGCGTCTGACCCCGCGCCGATGCAGTATCTTGCACCTTACTCGGCCACCGCGATGGGCGAATATTTCCGCGATAACGGCATGGACGCGTTGATCATCTATGACGATCTGTCCAAACAGGCCGTGGCGTATCGCCAGATGTCGCTGCTGCTGCGCCGTCCGCCGGGGCGTGAAGCCTATCCGGGCGACGTGTTCTATCTGCACTCGCGCCTGCTGGAGCGTTCGGCCAAGCTGAACGAGGATCACGGCGGCGGCTCGCTGACCGCGCTGCCGATCATCGAAACCCAGGCGGGCGACGTGTCGGCCTATATTCCGACCAACGTGATCTCGATCACCGACGGTCAGATCTTCCTGGAAACCGATCTGTTCTTCCAGGGCATTCGTCCGGCCGTGAATACCGGTCTGTCGGTATCCCGTGTGGGCTCTGCCGCGCAGACCAAGGCGATGAAATCCGTTGCCGGTCCGGTCAAGCTGGAACTGGCACAGTATCGCGAAATGGCAGCCTTTGCGCAGTTCGGGTCCGACCTCGACGCCGCGACGCAGCGCCTGCTGAACCGCGGTGCCCGCCTGACCGAGCTGATGAAGCAGCCGCAATATCGCCCGCTGACCAATGCCGAGATCGTCATTGTCATCTATGCCGGGACGCATGGCTATGTTGACAATATCGCCGTCGGCGATGTGGTCGCATGGGAGCAGGGCCTGATCGAGTATCTGCGCAACCAGAAATCGGATCTTCTGGACGATATCACCAAGAATGACCGCAAGGTCGCCGGTGATCTGGAAGATGCGATCAAGGCTGCTCTGGACGCGTATAACAACACCCGCGCCTGA
- the gltX gene encoding glutamate--tRNA ligase, translating to MTDAVVTRFAPSPTGYLHIGGARTALFNWLYARGNGGKFLLRIEDTDRARSTPEATEAILDGLRWLGLDWDGEPVSQYARADRHAEIAHQMLGNGHAYRCYASPDEIAAWREANPNRPFQSPWRDRSDHPHARYVIRLKAPRDGETVIADAVQGDVTFRNDQLDDMVLLRSDGSPTYMHAVVVDDHDMGVTHIIRGDDHLTNAARQAQIYDAMGWKRPVFAHIPLIHGTDGKKLSKRHGAVGLHEYAAMGYPARAMRNYLARLGWAHGDDELFTDEQAREWFDLDGIGRAPARLDFKKLEHVSGWHISQMDDADLLDELAAYRAANDQPALSEIQISRLRPILSLLKEKAKTLPALLEQAHFALIERPVEADEKAAKNLDPVSRGMLSELTAALQHDNWTRDELEQAAKTVAEAHGLGLGKIAAPLRTALAGKTSTPSVFDMMLALGRDEALARLEDQAG from the coding sequence ATGACAGACGCCGTCGTCACCCGCTTTGCCCCCTCTCCGACCGGATATCTTCATATCGGAGGCGCCCGGACCGCCCTGTTCAACTGGCTTTACGCCAGAGGCAATGGCGGGAAATTCCTGCTGCGGATCGAGGATACGGACCGCGCACGTTCCACACCCGAGGCAACCGAGGCGATTCTGGACGGGCTTCGCTGGCTTGGTCTCGATTGGGACGGAGAGCCTGTCAGCCAGTATGCACGCGCCGACCGCCACGCGGAAATCGCCCATCAGATGCTGGGAAACGGCCATGCCTATCGCTGTTATGCCTCGCCCGACGAAATCGCCGCCTGGCGTGAAGCGAACCCGAACCGTCCCTTCCAGTCGCCCTGGCGGGACCGCTCGGATCATCCCCATGCAAGGTATGTCATCCGGCTGAAGGCCCCGCGCGACGGAGAAACCGTCATTGCCGATGCCGTGCAGGGCGATGTCACATTCCGTAACGACCAGTTGGACGACATGGTGCTGCTACGCAGCGATGGCAGCCCGACCTATATGCATGCAGTCGTGGTGGACGATCACGATATGGGCGTCACCCATATCATCCGCGGCGACGATCACCTGACCAATGCGGCGCGTCAGGCTCAGATCTATGACGCAATGGGCTGGAAACGCCCGGTTTTCGCGCATATTCCGCTCATCCACGGGACAGATGGCAAGAAATTGTCCAAACGTCACGGTGCGGTCGGGCTGCATGAATACGCGGCAATGGGCTATCCGGCCCGGGCGATGCGGAATTACCTGGCCCGGCTGGGATGGGCGCATGGCGATGACGAGTTGTTCACAGATGAGCAAGCCCGAGAATGGTTCGATCTGGACGGGATCGGCCGCGCCCCGGCAAGGCTGGATTTCAAGAAACTGGAACATGTCTCGGGCTGGCATATCTCGCAGATGGACGACGCGGACCTGCTGGATGAGCTGGCCGCTTATCGCGCCGCGAATGATCAGCCCGCGCTGAGCGAGATCCAGATTTCCCGCCTGCGCCCTATCCTTTCCCTGCTGAAAGAAAAGGCAAAAACCCTTCCTGCCCTGCTGGAGCAGGCCCATTTTGCCCTGATCGAGAGGCCTGTCGAAGCGGATGAAAAAGCGGCCAAAAACCTCGATCCGGTATCCCGTGGTATGCTGTCGGAATTGACTGCCGCACTGCAGCATGATAACTGGACCCGAGACGAGTTGGAGCAGGCTGCGAAGACCGTCGCAGAGGCGCACGGGCTTGGTCTGGGCAAAATTGCGGCACCTTTGCGGACTGCCCTGGCTGGGAAAACCTCGACCCCCAGCGTGTTCGACATGATGCTTGCGCTTGGCCGCGATGAGGCTCTGGCGCGACTGGAAGATCAGGCGGGCTAG
- a CDS encoding SDR family NAD(P)-dependent oxidoreductase translates to MNTERMKTALVTGASRGLGAALAEALGARGFHIIAVARTTGGLEELDDRIRAAGDAAATLAPMDVTEPAAMMQLAGAIAQRWGGLDIWAHCAIHAAPLTPSGHVDGKDWTKSLDINATATQNLIGLTEPLLQARKGMAIIPDDPRGGQKFFGAYGASKAAQIALARSWQAETEKLGPRVLIPQPAPMPTATRARFFPGEDRSALSACKTEAEKILSEAGL, encoded by the coding sequence ATGAACACGGAACGCATGAAAACCGCGCTTGTCACCGGCGCGTCGCGCGGGTTGGGGGCGGCACTTGCCGAAGCTCTCGGGGCGCGTGGTTTCCATATTATCGCCGTGGCGCGAACCACTGGCGGGCTGGAAGAACTGGATGACCGCATTCGCGCGGCGGGTGACGCGGCTGCGACTCTGGCCCCGATGGACGTGACCGAGCCAGCCGCGATGATGCAGCTTGCAGGCGCCATTGCTCAGCGTTGGGGCGGGCTGGATATCTGGGCGCATTGCGCGATCCACGCAGCACCGCTGACCCCGTCCGGTCATGTGGACGGCAAGGACTGGACGAAATCTCTCGATATCAACGCCACCGCCACGCAAAATCTGATCGGACTGACAGAGCCTCTGCTTCAGGCGCGAAAAGGCATGGCGATTATTCCGGACGATCCGCGCGGCGGCCAGAAATTCTTCGGAGCCTATGGGGCAAGCAAGGCCGCGCAGATCGCTCTGGCCAGAAGCTGGCAGGCGGAAACCGAAAAACTTGGCCCCCGCGTCCTGATCCCGCAGCCCGCGCCAATGCCGACAGCCACACGTGCCCGCTTCTTCCCCGGAGAGGATCGCAGCGCGTTATCTGCCTGCAAGACCGAGGCGGAAAAGATCCTTTCAGAAGCGGGGCTTTGA